The sequence AGGATGTGGTCCGAAAAGTGCCACGTTTTTGGAGCTATCAACTAAAGGGCGTTTATAAGCTCAATGATGCCCATGGAATCGTGCTTAACGCCGTCACGGCGTATGACGCATCCGATTTGCAATTGGGATCAGACGAAGTCCATGACAGTGATCTTCGCGGTCCTTTAAGTTCAGAAAACCCGTTTGATGTCCAAGGGATTCACTTTTATTCCCGCTTATTGCCGCAATTCCGCTCTATTCTGTCATTCACCCGCTCGTTCACAGAAAAGGAACTCGCTTTCGGTGAAGGATACTACTACCGGACAGCCGCCTCCGTCTACGCACTCCGAAATGATTTCACCTATACCACATCCCCGGAGAACACGGATGACGCTGTAGAATTCGGCTATCTACTTTCAAGTACCCCTTCAACAGTTATCAGTCATGGTGCCTATCGCCCTGAAGAGGGAGATCCTGATCGCGAATTCCGAATTTGGCACAAACTGAAAAGAGTCAACGCCACTGAGACCCGAAACCTTCATCGTTTAGACGGATATCTCCAAGCTCGTCAGAACCTGTTCACTCCTAAGGTTTCAGGCACTCTCGGAATGCGAGCGAGTTACTTTAATCTCACGGACAATCTATCCCTTCAGCCGCGCGCACAACTCGGTTTTAGCCTTCCACGGGGCGCATTTCTATCCTTCAATTATGGTCGTTATGTGCAGAATCCGAGATTAGATCAGTTTGTCTTGGGTGTCACACCAAACGCGTCTCTTGAACAGAGTTTCGCAACGCATTATGTGCTTGAGTTGAAACAGACGCTACCCTTGGGTGCGAAAGTGAATATCGCAGGCTATTACAAGACCCTCCGCGACCTCATTATCTATAATAAAGATGAGAAGCAATATCAGAACGGCCAGGAAGGATTTGTCCGTGGATTTGAAGTTTCCTTAGGGCATGAAACCGAAACTTTTGAGGGGTGGGTGGCGTACGCTTACACCGTTTCCAAACGCCGCGATTTTCCTGAAAAATTCCATCGGTTTTATACCTACAACAGTCCGCATGTGCTAACGGTTGCGACGAGTTACAGTACCCCCCAAGAACTCCTCTTTTCTGTGCCACTTATCGACACACTTGATATAAGCGCAAAGTGGCAATACCAGAGCGGCATTCTTTATGCCTCTTTAGTCGGCCGTACGCCTTTTACAAACTTCCGCACGAAGGAAAAGAAGTGGCGACCCCTTCACGGAGAATGGAAGCGCACTCCACCGTATCATCGGTTAGACTTGAGTCTCCGCTTGCAACTGCTCGGTGATGTAGAGGATCAAGGGTGGGAATTAGGGTTGGCACTTGAGGTATGGAACGTTTACAATCGCAACAATATACTTGAAGTTCGCTACAGTCGGAATTTTACAGAAGAGAAACCCGTTTCGCAATTGCCGATTATTCCATTTGTGGCACTAACTTTGGAATTCTGATAAACCCGCCATCCCGCTGGCCAGGTTTCCTCACCTCGCCAATTTGCTACCGTATCGGTAATTGTATATTTTACCACAATTGAAATTTATATAGTCCAATTTTCGCCCTTTCTCGTCTTTATAAAGTACATCTCTTTCCTTAATAAGGAGGCGACTTTCTTGGACGACCATCTATTTTCTTCACCAAAGTTCCAAAGTACCACCATCCCCCTATTCCTCATCGCGCTGTTGCATACCCTTATCACTGTGGGAGGGATTTGTAACCCCGATAATGCACACGCCGAATCGCACGATTACCAGATTAAGGCACATCGCACTTACGAGAGTGTCGAGATTGACGGTGATTTAACCGAAGAGGATTGGCAACACGCCGAACCGATTGATAAGTTTGTGCAGATTGAACCCTATGAAGGTGAGATCGGCTCCGAAGCAATGGAGGTTCGGATCCTCTATGATAACGAGAACATCTATTTCGGTTTTACCTGTTTCGATACGGAGATATCGAAACTTGTCGCCAATGAGATGCGCCGCGATTCCCGTGACCTGCACGATAACGACACCGTGTTCCTGATATTAGATACCTACGACGACAAACGGAGCGGCTTTTTCTTTCGGATGAACGCCCTGGGGGCAATACAGGACAGAGCCGTAACCAACAGTGGTGACACACTCAACAGGGATTGGGACGCTGTTGTAGAATGTAAGTCTAAAATTAACGATACCTATTGGACCTCCGAACTGAGCATCCCGTTCAGCCAACTGCGTTTCAAGCAGAGCGACCAGATCGTGTGGGGTATAAACACCGGTCGCGAACTCGCCCGAAATCAAGAGGAGATGATATGGGTCCCGGTTCCAGCCTCCTACGGCGGCATGGCAAAGTACCGAACGGCTAACATGGGAAGACTCGTCGGACTTTCAGGCATTGCCCCCTCTCGGAACTTAGAGGTGCTCCCCTACATCCTTCCCGGCGTGACCCAAATTAACGGAAATGACGCAGGACTCGAAACGGAAGGAAAATTCAAGATGGGTCTCGATGTCAAGTACGGCATCACGTCAAACCTCACCGCTGATGTCACCTATAACACCGACTTCGCCCAAGTTGAAGCCGATGAAGAACAGGTGAACCTGACCCGATTTAGTCTCTTTTTCCCTGAGAAGCGTCCCTTCTTTTTGGAAGGTGCTGGACTTTTCGATTTTGGGATCCCGCGGACCAGTTTTCGCCGACCGCCACCGATGCTCCTTTTCTACAGCCGCCGCATTGGACTTGCTGAAAGCAACGCCATCCCCATTATCTTCGGTGGAAAGGCGAGCGGTAAGGTGGGTTCCTACGGCGTAGGGTTTCTCAACGTCCTAACAGATAAATTTTATGATGCCGATACGGAAGACGATCCGCTTGACATTCCCCGCACCAATTATTCTGTAATGCGAATCACAAAGGACATTGCATCGGGGTCGCGCATCGGCATGATCGCCGTCAATAAAGATGAAATTGGCGACTACAATCGCGCAGGCGGTTTTGACTTTGAATACCGGCCCAATGACAGTATGGATGTCCGAGGTCTATGGTCTCGCACGTTTGAACCGGGGGCATCCGGACAGAATAATGCATGGTATCTCGGTTCCAACTGGCGGAGCAATCGTTTTCGTCTGGAAGGTTCGTATACCGACATTGATGAAGATTTCAATCCCGCAGTCGGATATGTCAGACGTACCGGCATCCGACACTTTCGCGGTGAGGCGCGTTGGGTCCCTATGCCTCAAAGATTCGGAATTCGGCAAATCTGGACCGGTCCAGAGGCGAACTATATCCTCAATCACAACAACGAATTAGAAGAGTGGAATATTTCCTATACCAACTGGTTTGAATTTGACTCTGGAGATTATATCCTTTTTAACGGCAGACGTACCTTTGAACGTCTGAACGATGTCTTCGATTTCAGAGAGGGTGTGGAGATTCCGATAGACGACTACTCGTCTAACTCGTATCATGTACGTCTCTCCAGTAGTGATAGCCGACCGATCAGTACAACACTCGGCGGTGGCCTTGAAGATTTCTACGGAGGCGAAGTGCGCAGAGCGTATATACAAACCACGGTTAAACCGAACGGTCATATTAGTGTAAGTGCCCAATACCAATTTAACCAGGTAGTTAACCTGCCCACAGCATATTTCACCGATGGAAACCCGCGCCCTGTTTACGTCAACCTTTTCAGAGGTAGATTTGACTATTCCTTCACTACCGGACTCTTCGCCAAACTGTTTGCCCAATGGAATGCCGATACGAACGTTGTGTCCACCAACTTCCTTATCAACTATATCTATCGTCCAGGCAGCGATTTCTACTTCGTTTTCAACCAAACGTATGATACCAACGGTACAACTCGATCGCGTCTATTGGACTCAACAGTCGTTGCAAAGATGACCTATTGGTGGAACCCATAACCGAGATACGAGACTGCTTGATACAAAAATTGACATACAACTGAAAATGTGTTACAATTAAAGCATGTTTATGCTAAAATAGGACGCACGAATTGTGAGCAATTATTGAGCATCTTTTTTAATCTCACCTTAGCCGATCTTATTCATATAGGAAACATGAGCGAGCAGTATGCTGAGACCAAGACTATCCCTCTTTTCTTTCGTAGGAGGAAAAACAGATGAATAGCAGAACTTCCGGTATGCTCAGTCAGATGCAGCAGCGCCGAGCAGAGCGTAAAAAACCCAAACGTTTTGTCCCATTGAAAAAGGTTTCACTCGATGCCAGTCAGCAGCATGGTATCTCCACGGCACAAACGAACATACCGAAGCACCCTATCACACAAGTACACGTCGGACGGAGTTCCGCTGCACTTGTCGTCGCAATGGTGTTTCATGTCCTTATAGGGATTATCATTAGTGCTTTTTATATCAAAGATCGAATTGAATCTGAACAGGAGATATTTGATATCAGTTTTGTCAGAGAAGACACAAAAACCAAACGCCGGTTCCAACGCAGGGAAACACCGAAGTTCAACCAGGTAAAACAGGAACAGCAGCAAGTCCTTGTCCAACGCCCCGTGACTGTCCTTGACCAACCTCTATCGAATGACACATTTGTAATTCCCCAAGGTCCCGAGACTACGGGTGACCTCACAACATCCGGCACCGATGAGGGACCAAGACTTATAGATGTCAATCGCGATTTTGTAAAGCCCACAACGACAGTAGAACCCGACACAAAGGCACCCGCATTCGAGATACAACGAGAAGCACCCACACTGATTGACAAACTCGATACGCCCGCTCCCGATCAAGCACCGGGGTTGGATGGTATTAGTTTTGAGAGCGAACCCGGGGTCGTTAATCCGCAATACAAATTCAAGGTGGAACCCAAGTATCCAGAGGCTGCCTCAAAGGCAGGTAAGGAAGGGCAGGTTATCTTGCAGGCAACTATTGATGAGAAAGGCATCCCCCGGGACATTAAAGCAATTACAAATGTTGGGTTTGGGTTTGAGGCTGCCGCGATCGCGGCACTGAAGAAAACCACCTTTCGTCCTGCCACAAAAGGCGGTAACCCAATCAGCCTTCAGGTTGAGATTCCATATGCTTTTACGCTTAAAGACAAGTAGTCGTGTATCAAGATTGAGTTCTAGAGTTAATTCCCCGTAGGGGCGAGGTCGCCTCGCCCGTATAGCCCATAAGTTCAAAGTTGAAGTAATAGTAGTGAACCGCCCACGTGCCCTCAATTAAAAACTAATCTTTAGTAGGTCCTTTGCTGCAAAGTTACGAACCAAGTTCACAACCGAATGGCGTGCTGTGTCGACTATTTGCGTCTGTTCAAATGTCAGCTGAGCCGTTTCCGCTTCAATGGCCTCCGCCTGTGATGCCGACATATTTTCAAAGAAGCGGGCATGTATAGCAGTCGGTGCATTGTGTAGCGCAAGGGCTAAGGTCGGTGTATCCAGCACCTGTAAAATAGTCTTGATTGCTTCATCCCCCAAATTTCCCAAATCTTCAAACGTAAACAACTGTTCAGAGACGCTACTCACCACCTCAGGTTGCTTTTCACCTAATGCTTCCAGTAACGCGTCCTGCTCTGTTATATCCAGATATGATAGCAGTTTTGCAAGGTTCGCCGTGCCGTCACCCAAAAAGGTGGTTTTTTCGATTGCTTCCTTAATCCGAGTGATCTGTTGATTCCAAATTTGTGTCGCGTGTTCGGAGTCAATCGTCTCTGCTGTCGTTACCCTCTCAGCGATGCTCACCTGTTTTTCAAAAGGGAGTTGGGCGAAAAGTTTTCCAGCATGCGTGGCGAGAGCATTTCCCACGGATTCACTTTTTAGGTGTGTGCACATAACCAAAAAGACTGCCGCATCGCTATCGTCGATACTTTGGAATGCCGCCAACGCCACTTGTAGGGGGGTCTCGTCAAGCAGGTCCGCCAACTCTTGCAGAGCCGCTTCATCGAAAAAAGTGGGTGTGGTCTGCTGCGGAGGCACGCCATCACGATGATCGTGATCGCGTGACCTTCGAGAATCTGTGTCAGGACGGGACACCTTCGACCCCCTTTTCTCCCGCGATGATTTCGCCAATGCGGTAAGTGGATTCCCCAGATCCGTTGAGAGACACCAGAGCCGCATCAACGGCATCAGGTGGAACGACCACTACCATCCCAATTCCCATATTGAAAACACTGTACATTTCTGCCGCTTCAACGTTCCCTTTCGTCTGCAAAAACGAGAAAATCGGCAGAATTTCCCATGTGTCGTTCCGAATATACGCCGTACAGCCCTCTGGCAAAATCCGCGCCACATTTGCGGGCAACCCGCCCCCGGTGATATGGGCAAGCCCTTTAATGTCGCATACCTTACGTAGGGCCAGAATAGAATTCACGTAATTTTTGTGGCAGGTAAGCAGTACCTCCCCAACCGTTGCAGAGAGTTCAGGAAGGTAGGTGTCTACGCCGTAATCGCACCTATCAAACAAAATCCGTCGAGCCAATGTAAACCCGTTTGTATGTAAACCCACAGACCCCAAACCGATGAGTTGATCCCCCGGCGTAATTTTTTCTCCGGTAATCACGTCGGCTTTTTCAACAGCACCCACAATAGTCCCCACCAGGTCATACTCACCCGGTGTATAAATATCCGACAACTCTGCGATTTCACCGCCGATTAAGGCACACCCAATTTCGCGGCACCCTGACGCAAGACCCGCCACGATTTCTTCAATCACCGCGGGCGCTACCTTACTTATGCCGATATAATCTAAAAAGAAGAGCGGTTCTGCCCCCTGTACGACGATATCGTTACCGCAATGCGCGACAATATCGAAACCGACCGTGTCATGCCGCCCTACTTTAAACGCCACCTTTAGTTTGGTGCCAACGCTGTCTGTACTCGAAACGAGAACCGGTTCTTGGTACGTCTTAAGTGCAAAAAGTCCGCCGAAACTCCCAACATCACTGAGCACTTCAGGTCGATAGGTGGTTTGAACAAGACTTTTAAGCCGTGATATCGCCTCGGATTCTGCTTCAAATGAAACGCCAGCATCGGCGTACGTCAAAGGCTTCTTATCTGCCATCTGATTTTTCTTGTTCCTTTAATAATTGTCTACGAAGGGGTGAAACGCCTCTCTTTGGTCTTAAGAGACTCACGACTAACACGATACCGCTAATGCCTAAAGCTATGAGAACACCGATCTCTTCCGCCTGCTCTGCCTTCATATCCGGCTGCAACTTCCCAATCAAGAACGGAAGAACTCTGCTCAAAATCATGCCGAGAATTGCACATCCAAGTAGGGCAATAAGTGTAGATCGCCCCTGTGCTGTACCTATCGGATTCGGTCTTTTCTGTTTGCCACGTTGTCTATACTGCATAAACATTTTCCTCGTGAGGCGCACTTCCAACCCCATGCGAAGACCGGATTTAATCTACGATTAAGGGAAGTTGCTCTGAGGATTCTTCCACAAACG comes from Candidatus Poribacteria bacterium and encodes:
- a CDS encoding TonB-dependent receptor plug domain-containing protein, which produces MPITGRICLITDTHIPTTLNQEALTSSGKMRTSCLSFLIWGLQRNFKRFSRGDKNLNQILILLILILPFSAFGQTDDGDSSESDPTQDTDSRPAATLEAIIVEAERFEKRPQRTLSGDQLRRATGSAGDAIRGITRLPSVGTVNDFMGALSIRGGAPADNLFYFDRLPLGYPYHLLGIVSVVSSEVIGKVDVYPGGFGAEFGADSQAVIDIHSRPQKLESLGWLDGTLKPSFIYSEAFLSGAFSWQEEPANDGPTDSPDSTTGEKPASTDQEFLENRALPGQGYWYAFGRRSYLEPFFELASTLVDLEDVVRKVPRFWSYQLKGVYKLNDAHGIVLNAVTAYDASDLQLGSDEVHDSDLRGPLSSENPFDVQGIHFYSRLLPQFRSILSFTRSFTEKELAFGEGYYYRTAASVYALRNDFTYTTSPENTDDAVEFGYLLSSTPSTVISHGAYRPEEGDPDREFRIWHKLKRVNATETRNLHRLDGYLQARQNLFTPKVSGTLGMRASYFNLTDNLSLQPRAQLGFSLPRGAFLSFNYGRYVQNPRLDQFVLGVTPNASLEQSFATHYVLELKQTLPLGAKVNIAGYYKTLRDLIIYNKDEKQYQNGQEGFVRGFEVSLGHETETFEGWVAYAYTVSKRRDFPEKFHRFYTYNSPHVLTVATSYSTPQELLFSVPLIDTLDISAKWQYQSGILYASLVGRTPFTNFRTKEKKWRPLHGEWKRTPPYHRLDLSLRLQLLGDVEDQGWELGLALEVWNVYNRNNILEVRYSRNFTEEKPVSQLPIIPFVALTLEF
- a CDS encoding carbohydrate binding family 9 domain-containing protein → MDDHLFSSPKFQSTTIPLFLIALLHTLITVGGICNPDNAHAESHDYQIKAHRTYESVEIDGDLTEEDWQHAEPIDKFVQIEPYEGEIGSEAMEVRILYDNENIYFGFTCFDTEISKLVANEMRRDSRDLHDNDTVFLILDTYDDKRSGFFFRMNALGAIQDRAVTNSGDTLNRDWDAVVECKSKINDTYWTSELSIPFSQLRFKQSDQIVWGINTGRELARNQEEMIWVPVPASYGGMAKYRTANMGRLVGLSGIAPSRNLEVLPYILPGVTQINGNDAGLETEGKFKMGLDVKYGITSNLTADVTYNTDFAQVEADEEQVNLTRFSLFFPEKRPFFLEGAGLFDFGIPRTSFRRPPPMLLFYSRRIGLAESNAIPIIFGGKASGKVGSYGVGFLNVLTDKFYDADTEDDPLDIPRTNYSVMRITKDIASGSRIGMIAVNKDEIGDYNRAGGFDFEYRPNDSMDVRGLWSRTFEPGASGQNNAWYLGSNWRSNRFRLEGSYTDIDEDFNPAVGYVRRTGIRHFRGEARWVPMPQRFGIRQIWTGPEANYILNHNNELEEWNISYTNWFEFDSGDYILFNGRRTFERLNDVFDFREGVEIPIDDYSSNSYHVRLSSSDSRPISTTLGGGLEDFYGGEVRRAYIQTTVKPNGHISVSAQYQFNQVVNLPTAYFTDGNPRPVYVNLFRGRFDYSFTTGLFAKLFAQWNADTNVVSTNFLINYIYRPGSDFYFVFNQTYDTNGTTRSRLLDSTVVAKMTYWWNP
- a CDS encoding energy transducer TonB, translating into MNSRTSGMLSQMQQRRAERKKPKRFVPLKKVSLDASQQHGISTAQTNIPKHPITQVHVGRSSAALVVAMVFHVLIGIIISAFYIKDRIESEQEIFDISFVREDTKTKRRFQRRETPKFNQVKQEQQQVLVQRPVTVLDQPLSNDTFVIPQGPETTGDLTTSGTDEGPRLIDVNRDFVKPTTTVEPDTKAPAFEIQREAPTLIDKLDTPAPDQAPGLDGISFESEPGVVNPQYKFKVEPKYPEAASKAGKEGQVILQATIDEKGIPRDIKAITNVGFGFEAAAIAALKKTTFRPATKGGNPISLQVEIPYAFTLKDK
- a CDS encoding phosphoribosylformylglycinamidine cyclo-ligase, translating into MADKKPLTYADAGVSFEAESEAISRLKSLVQTTYRPEVLSDVGSFGGLFALKTYQEPVLVSSTDSVGTKLKVAFKVGRHDTVGFDIVAHCGNDIVVQGAEPLFFLDYIGISKVAPAVIEEIVAGLASGCREIGCALIGGEIAELSDIYTPGEYDLVGTIVGAVEKADVITGEKITPGDQLIGLGSVGLHTNGFTLARRILFDRCDYGVDTYLPELSATVGEVLLTCHKNYVNSILALRKVCDIKGLAHITGGGLPANVARILPEGCTAYIRNDTWEILPIFSFLQTKGNVEAAEMYSVFNMGIGMVVVVPPDAVDAALVSLNGSGESTYRIGEIIAGEKGVEGVPS